A single window of Arcobacter venerupis DNA harbors:
- a CDS encoding CYTH domain-containing protein, with amino-acid sequence MALEIERKYLVDLEKLGTLENGSRIKQAYLSTNKDAVVRVRVKNDKAYLTIKGSNIGVTRLEFEYEIPLDEANEMLDKLCQKPVIDKTRYLITHENHIWELDIFYGENEGLVVVEVELSSEDETIILPSWVKEEVTTDARYYNSNLMKHPFKDWQK; translated from the coding sequence ATGGCTTTAGAAATAGAAAGAAAATATCTTGTTGATTTAGAAAAACTTGGCACTTTAGAAAATGGAAGCAGAATAAAACAAGCTTATCTTTCAACAAATAAAGATGCAGTTGTAAGAGTTAGAGTTAAAAATGACAAAGCATATCTAACAATAAAAGGCTCAAATATTGGAGTTACAAGATTAGAGTTTGAATATGAAATTCCTTTAGATGAAGCAAATGAGATGTTAGATAAATTATGTCAAAAACCAGTGATTGATAAAACAAGATATTTGATAACTCATGAAAATCATATTTGGGAACTTGATATTTTTTATGGAGAGAATGAGGGTTTAGTAGTTGTTGAAGTTGAACTTTCAAGTGAAGATGAAACTATAATTTTGCCTTCTTGGGTAAAAGAAGAAGTAACAACTGATGCCAGATATTACAACTCAAATCTTATGAAACATCCATTCAAAGATTGGCAAAAATAA
- the hcp gene encoding hydroxylamine reductase, producing MSMFCYQCEMSQKGGCGSTGAVVGTCGKDENLSRLQDIMIFGLKGLSAYREHLNTFKPELTKEIDDVMSETLYFTLTNVNFNFNDHINQLMKIGRAGSLVMDRLSNTHTNKFGIPTPVTVSQNKVEGKAILVSGHDLEMFERLLIATQDKGINVYTHSEMLPAHGYPELRKYKHLKGNVGKAWFDQAKLMEKFPGTFVVNTNCIVPPKKNCGYLDRLFTYKIVGVEGSTPIENDNFDALIKRTLECADANGIDFNETTTLTTGHHYKTVLTLAPQILKALEEGKIKQFFVVAGCDAPGKGGEYYRELTSSLPKDCVIITSSCGKFRFNDIDFGEIEGTGIPRYLDLGQCNDSNGAVEIAKALSEALNTPINDLPISIVLSWMEQKAIIVLLALFSLGIKNIYLGPKPPQFVNEDIFNFLAENFNLTLTTNAKDDLAKLLIA from the coding sequence ATGAGTATGTTTTGTTATCAATGTGAAATGAGTCAAAAAGGTGGTTGTGGAAGTACTGGTGCAGTTGTTGGAACTTGTGGGAAAGATGAAAATCTTTCAAGATTACAAGATATTATGATTTTTGGTTTAAAAGGTCTTAGTGCATATAGAGAGCATTTAAATACATTTAAACCTGAACTTACAAAAGAAATTGATGATGTTATGAGTGAAACGCTTTATTTTACACTTACAAATGTGAATTTTAATTTTAACGACCACATCAATCAACTAATGAAAATTGGACGAGCTGGAAGTTTAGTAATGGATAGATTATCAAATACTCACACTAATAAATTTGGTATTCCAACTCCCGTAACTGTTTCTCAAAACAAAGTTGAAGGGAAAGCTATCTTAGTTTCTGGACATGATTTAGAGATGTTTGAAAGATTGTTAATAGCAACACAAGATAAAGGAATTAATGTTTATACACACTCTGAAATGTTACCAGCTCATGGTTATCCAGAACTAAGAAAATATAAACACCTAAAAGGAAATGTTGGGAAAGCATGGTTTGACCAAGCAAAACTGATGGAAAAATTCCCTGGAACTTTTGTAGTAAATACAAACTGTATTGTTCCTCCAAAGAAAAATTGTGGATATTTAGATAGATTATTCACTTACAAAATCGTAGGTGTTGAGGGTTCAACTCCTATTGAAAATGATAACTTTGATGCTTTAATCAAAAGAACTTTAGAGTGCGCAGATGCAAATGGAATTGATTTTAATGAAACTACAACATTAACAACTGGTCATCACTATAAAACAGTTTTAACTTTAGCTCCACAAATTTTAAAAGCATTAGAAGAGGGGAAAATCAAACAATTCTTCGTAGTTGCTGGTTGTGATGCACCAGGGAAAGGTGGAGAATATTATAGAGAATTAACTTCATCTTTACCAAAAGATTGTGTAATCATCACTTCATCTTGTGGTAAATTCAGATTCAATGATATTGATTTTGGAGAGATTGAAGGAACTGGAATTCCTAGATACCTAGACTTAGGTCAATGTAATGACTCAAATGGTGCAGTTGAAATTGCTAAAGCTTTAAGCGAAGCATTAAATACTCCAATCAATGATTTACCAATTTCAATTGTATTATCGTGGATGGAGCAAAAAGCTATTATTGTCTTATTAGCTCTATTCTCACTTGGAATAAAAAATATTTACTTAGGGCCAAAACCTCCACAATTTGTAAATGAAGATATTTTCAACTTCTTAGCAGAAAACTTCAATCTTACACTTACAACAAATGCAAAAGATGATTTAGCAAAACTTCTAATCGCTTAA
- a CDS encoding FAD-dependent oxidoreductase, translating into MNYREFEKPIQKGRNIAIIGSGPAGISLAMIMAIKGYNVTMYEGNNQIGGVLRYGIPDFRLDKTILDTIEDKLKKIGVKIRKNIMIGKNITLDDLQRDGFDAIFIGTGVWAPKKLGIKGESLGNVHFAIDYLKTPKAYDLGKKVVVIGAGNVAMDVARTAIRNGANDVSLMYRKGEEDMHAEKMEIDHAKIDGVKFNLHKLPLELTEKGIRYMTTDQEVNRESFEEADSILIAISQTARDLIVRNNTGLSLGENGLLQSDENGITARRGVFASGDVVTGARTVVEAVAFSKRVALSIEEFISKLPAKTVAS; encoded by the coding sequence ATGAATTATAGGGAGTTTGAAAAACCAATTCAAAAGGGTAGAAACATAGCAATCATTGGCTCAGGACCTGCTGGAATTAGTCTTGCAATGATAATGGCTATAAAAGGTTACAATGTAACTATGTATGAAGGGAACAACCAAATCGGCGGTGTTTTAAGATATGGTATTCCTGATTTTAGACTTGACAAAACTATCTTAGACACAATAGAAGATAAGCTAAAAAAAATAGGGGTTAAGATTAGAAAAAATATCATGATTGGGAAAAATATCACCCTTGATGATTTACAAAGAGATGGCTTTGATGCGATATTTATAGGAACAGGTGTTTGGGCACCTAAAAAACTAGGAATCAAAGGCGAAAGTCTTGGAAATGTTCACTTTGCGATTGATTATCTAAAAACTCCAAAAGCTTACGATTTAGGCAAAAAAGTTGTTGTAATTGGTGCTGGAAATGTTGCCATGGATGTTGCAAGAACTGCCATTAGAAATGGTGCAAATGATGTTTCACTAATGTATAGAAAAGGTGAAGAAGATATGCATGCAGAAAAAATGGAAATTGACCATGCAAAAATAGATGGTGTAAAATTCAATCTTCACAAATTACCTTTAGAACTAACAGAAAAAGGCATTAGATATATGACAACAGATCAAGAAGTAAATAGAGAAAGTTTTGAAGAAGCTGATTCTATATTAATTGCAATTAGTCAAACAGCAAGGGATTTAATTGTAAGAAATAATACTGGATTATCTTTAGGCGAAAATGGACTACTACAAAGTGATGAAAATGGAATAACAGCTAGACGTGGTGTATTTGCTTCTGGTGATGTGGTTACCGGTGCCAGAACTGTTGTAGAAGCTGTTGCCTTTTCTAAAAGAGTTGCTTTGTCTATTGAAGAGTTTATTTCTAAACTTCCAGCAAAAACAGTAGCTTCTTAG
- a CDS encoding OmpA family protein — translation MSLVKKVVFLVVLLLGFIVYSVYTFDYDTALNTNSAVSNSEKIQNKVSQIGFVDKIINMFDSSDDTQTKPFSFVLTKKDGMLVMDGIFSSEDDTKKISDILNINRDGEYTYEEDISIDEDLISKIANLITPLKDFFEDGAKLSIINNEVFLSGELKDPNYSSLLETMISRLDINIIEDIKISNPILVSESTSLENNESILNTELPNDKTVNANNKKSLNIQEIQANINKLLADKKITFERRSTSVTEDSYSTLTKISQIMKENKSLKIEIAGHTDSRGEKALNKQISQERANSVKNVLVSLGIPSDSLTAVGYGEELPLVKDDENGLSEINRRVEFNIIGE, via the coding sequence ATGTCTCTTGTTAAAAAGGTAGTTTTCTTGGTAGTTTTATTGCTTGGATTTATAGTATATTCTGTTTATACATTTGATTATGATACAGCTTTAAATACTAATTCAGCAGTTTCAAATTCTGAAAAAATACAAAATAAAGTTTCCCAAATAGGCTTTGTTGATAAAATTATTAATATGTTTGATTCTTCTGATGATACACAAACTAAACCTTTTAGTTTTGTTTTAACTAAAAAAGATGGAATGCTAGTTATGGATGGTATTTTTTCAAGTGAAGATGATACAAAAAAAATATCAGATATTTTAAATATTAATCGTGATGGTGAATATACTTATGAAGAGGATATATCAATTGACGAAGATTTAATAAGTAAAATTGCTAATTTAATTACACCTTTAAAAGATTTTTTTGAAGATGGGGCAAAACTATCAATTATAAATAATGAAGTTTTTTTATCAGGGGAATTAAAAGATCCAAATTATTCTTCATTATTAGAAACAATGATTTCAAGATTAGATATTAATATAATAGAAGATATAAAAATATCAAATCCTATACTTGTAAGTGAATCAACTTCTTTAGAGAACAATGAATCAATCTTAAACACTGAATTACCTAATGATAAAACTGTTAATGCTAATAATAAAAAATCTTTGAATATTCAAGAGATACAAGCAAATATAAATAAATTATTAGCAGATAAAAAAATTACATTTGAAAGAAGAAGTACTTCTGTTACTGAGGATTCTTATTCAACATTAACAAAAATCTCACAGATAATGAAAGAAAATAAGAGTTTAAAAATTGAAATAGCCGGACATACTGATTCAAGAGGTGAAAAGGCATTAAATAAACAGATTTCTCAAGAAAGAGCAAATAGTGTTAAAAATGTTTTAGTGTCTTTAGGCATCCCCTCAGATAGTTTAACTGCAGTTGGTTATGGTGAAGAACTTCCTCTTGTTAAAGATGATGAAAACGGATTATCAGAAATTAACAGAAGAGTTGAATTTAATATTATAGGAGAATAA
- a CDS encoding YhdH/YhfP family quinone oxidoreductase produces MKAFVVEKVGEDEFVSDVQDIKTPKCEENEVVIKVTYSSLNYKDALSAMGNPGITKNFPHVTGIDVAGTVYESTSPIFKVGERVLVTGYDMGMNSNGGHAQFVKIPASWVARIPDSVSDKEIMTFGTAGLTAALSVNELIENGIKPESGDILVTGATGGVGSIAIAILSKLGYTITAISGKKERVEFLKKIGANEVISREEFEEESTKPMLSEKYSGVIDTVGGKILANALKQVKYDGIVTCCGLTSSFELNTNVFPFILRGVRLIGIDSVECKLEKKQAAWEKLASRWKINSLNTIVNEISLYEIKSAYELLLSGKAVGRYVVKIKE; encoded by the coding sequence ATGAAAGCTTTTGTAGTTGAAAAAGTTGGAGAGGATGAGTTTGTATCAGACGTCCAAGATATAAAAACTCCAAAATGTGAAGAGAATGAAGTTGTAATAAAAGTTACGTACTCTTCACTAAATTATAAAGATGCCTTAAGTGCTATGGGAAATCCAGGAATCACTAAAAATTTCCCACATGTTACAGGAATTGATGTTGCGGGAACTGTTTATGAATCAACTTCACCAATTTTTAAAGTAGGTGAGAGAGTTTTAGTAACTGGTTATGATATGGGGATGAATTCAAATGGAGGTCATGCTCAATTTGTAAAAATACCTGCATCTTGGGTTGCTCGAATTCCTGATTCTGTTTCAGATAAAGAAATTATGACTTTTGGAACAGCTGGATTAACAGCAGCTCTTAGTGTAAATGAGTTAATTGAAAATGGAATAAAACCAGAAAGTGGAGATATTTTAGTTACAGGTGCAACAGGTGGAGTAGGTTCAATTGCAATAGCGATTTTAAGTAAATTGGGTTATACAATAACTGCCATTTCAGGGAAAAAAGAAAGAGTTGAATTCTTGAAAAAAATCGGTGCAAATGAAGTAATTTCAAGAGAAGAATTTGAAGAAGAATCTACAAAGCCAATGTTAAGTGAAAAATACTCAGGAGTAATTGATACAGTTGGTGGAAAAATATTAGCAAATGCACTTAAACAAGTAAAATATGATGGAATAGTAACGTGTTGTGGGTTAACATCTTCTTTTGAATTAAATACAAATGTATTTCCGTTTATTTTAAGAGGTGTAAGACTAATAGGAATTGATTCAGTTGAGTGTAAATTAGAAAAAAAACAAGCTGCTTGGGAAAAACTAGCTAGTAGATGGAAAATTAATAGTCTAAATACAATAGTAAATGAAATTTCATTATATGAAATAAAATCTGCTTATGAGCTTCTTTTATCAGGAAAAGCAGTAGGAAGATATGTAGTAAAAATAAAAGAGTAG